A stretch of the Medicago truncatula cultivar Jemalong A17 chromosome 5, MtrunA17r5.0-ANR, whole genome shotgun sequence genome encodes the following:
- the LOC11426252 gene encoding protein RKD5, translating into MDSSLITLLLFNNTIQPELMRSVHVYRECDGGEKEVEREFVFSENGSYVEMKATPILRLLKSFVCEEIFEGYKNGVWLCVFAFHAYNVPQFSHIPTFLLVTRNPKLQAIPNLLNDLHMIYKLEPKKEQKSTPESSASEELKGNNNDFQPPKKVLPVLNQDLNCLPYEEDEAELLDDETDFGSSAGFLGKKKRAASDHVAKITLSDLAKYFDMPIAEASNNLNVGLTVLKRKCREFGIPRWPHRKIKSLDSLIHDLQEEAKHQEMEDKDAAMAVIRRQKMLESEKENIEKRPFMDIQIETKRFRQDIFKRRHRARVIEKQNLQLQAPKPSN; encoded by the exons atggATTCCTCGCTCATTACCCTTCTTCTCTTCAACAACACCATTCAACCAG AGTTGATGAGAAGCGTGCATGTGTACCGTGAATGTGATGGAGGAGAAAAGGAAGTTGAAAGAGAGTTTGTGTTTTCTGAGAATGGTTCTTATGTTGAAATGAAAGCTACTCCGATTCTTAGGTTGTTGAAATCTTTTGTCTGTGAAGAGATTTTTGAAGGGTATAAGAATGGAGTTTGGCTTTGTGTTTTTGCTTTTCATGCTTATAATGTCCCTCAATTTTCTCACATTCCAACCTTTTTGTTGGTTACAAG GAATCCAAAGCTTCAGGCTATTCCAAACTTGCTCAATGATCTCCACATGATATACAAGTTGGAACCGAAGAAGGAACAAAAAAGTACACCAGAGAGCTCTGCAAGTGAAGAATTgaaaggaaacaacaatgatttCCAACCACCAAAAAAAGTCTTGCCTGTGCTTAATCAGGATCTCAATTGTCTTCCTTATGAAGAAGACGAGGCTGAGTTACTGGATGATGAGACAGATTTTGGAAGTTCAGCAG ggtttttaggaaagaaaaagaGGGCAGCCAGTGACCATGTTGCAAAGATTACTTTATCAGATTTGGCCAAGTACTTTGATATGCCAATTGCAGAAGCCTCAAATAATCTAAATGTCGGGCTTACTGTTCTCAAAAGAAAGTGCAGAGAATTTGGTATTCCTCGCTGGCCTCATAGGAAGATCAAATCACTTGACAGTCTCATTCATGATCTTCAG GAAGAGGCAAAACATCAGGAAATGGAGGATAAAGATGCAGCCATGGCAGTGATAAGAAGGCAAAAGATGTTGGaaagtgaaaaagaaaacatagaGAAGAGGCCTTTCATGGACATACAAATTGAGACCAAGCGATTCAGGCAAGATATTTTCAAGAGAAGGCACAGAGCTAGAGTTATTGAAAAACAGAATCTACAGTTGCAAGCACCTAAACCTAGCAATTAG
- the LOC11415506 gene encoding beta-galactosidase 7 isoform X1 has translation MFTMSSLSCASILLLSLIMLYSCFATEVTYDSNALIINGERRLIFSGAIHYPRSTVEMWPDLIQKAKDGGLDAIETYIFWDRHEPVRREYNFSGNLDFVKFFQLIQKAGLYAIMRIGPYACAEWNFGGFPSWLHNMPGIELRTNNSVYKNEMQNFTTEIVNVVKEAKLFASQGGPIILAQIENEYGDIMWNYKDAGKAYVQWAAQMALAQNIGVPWIMCQQQDAPQPIINTCNGYYCHNFQPNNPKSPKIFTENWIGWFQKWGERVPHRSAEDSAFSVARFFQNGGVLNNYYMYHGGTNFGRTAGGPYITTSYDYDAPIDEYGNLNQPKWGHLKNLHAAIKLGENVLTNYSARKDEDLGNGLTLTTYTNSSGARFCFLSNNNNTDLGARVDLKNDGVYIVPAWSVSIINGCNQEVFNTAKVNSQTSMMVKKSDNVSSTNLTWEWKVEPKRDTIHGNGSLKAQKLLEQKELTLDASDYLWYMTSADINDTSIWSNATLRVNTSGHSLHGYVNQRYVGYQFSQYGNQFTYEKQVSLKNGTNIITLLSATVGLANYGAWFDDKKTGISGGPVELIGKNNVTMDLSTNLWSYKIGLNGERRHLYDAQQNVSVAWHTNSSYIPIGKPLIWYRAKFKSPFGTNPIVVDLQGLGKGHAWVNGHSIGRYWSSWISPSDGCSDTCDYRGNYVPVKCNTNCGSPSQRWYHVPRSFLNHDMNTLVLFEEIGGNPQSVQFQTVTTGTICANVYEGAQFELSCQSGQVMSQIQFASYGNPEGQCGSFKKGNFDAANSQSVVEASCVGKNNCGFNVTKEMFGVTNVSSIPRLAVQVTC, from the coding sequence ATGTTTACAATGAGTTCTTTATCTTGTGCTAGCATTCTCTTATTGAGTCTAATAATGTTGTACTCATGCTTTGCAACAGAGGTTACTTATGATTCAAATGCTCTCATTATCAATGGAGAAAGACGTCTAATATTTTCAGGTGCAATTCATTATCCAAGAAGCACTGTGGAGATGTGGCCTGACCTTATTCAAAAGGCCAAAGATGGTGGCCTAGATGCCATTGAAACTTACATATTTTGGGATCGTCATGAACCCGTTAGGCGCGAATATAATTTCTCCGGAAATTTggattttgtcaaatttttcCAGCTTATCCAAAAAGCTGGACTATATGCCATCATGAGGATAGGTCCTTATGCATGTGCTGAGTGGAACTTTGGAGGGTTCCCATCGTGGCTTCATAATATGCCGGGGATCGAGTTGAGAACCAATAATTCGGTTTACAAAAATGAAATGCAAAATTTTACCACAGAGATTGTGAATGTGGTAAAAGAAGCAAAGTTGTTTGCATCACAAGGTGGACCTATTATTCTAGCTCAAATTGAGAATGAATATGGGGACATCATGTGGAATTACAAAGATGCTGGGAAGGCATATGTTCAATGGGCTGCTCAGATGGCTCTAGCACAAAACATTGGTGTTCCATGGATCATGTGTCAACAACAAGATGCTCCTCAACCTATCATCAATACTTGCAATGGATATTATTGTCACAATTTTCAACCTAACAATCCAAAAAGTCCTAAAATTTTCACTGAAAATTGGATTGGTTGGTTCCAAAAATGGGGTGAAAGGGTTCCACATAGAAGTGctgaagattcagctttctctgTGGCACGTTTTTTCCAAAATGGTGGTGTATTAAACAATTACTACATGTACCATGGAGGAACAAACTTTGGTCGCACCGCAGGTGGGCCgtatataacaacatcatatgacTATGATGCACCAATTGATGAGTATGGGAATTTGAATCAACCTAAATGGGGACATCTGAAGAATCTTCATGCAGCAATCAAATTAGGTGAAAATGTACTTACAAATTATAGTGCAAGGAAAGACGAGGATCTCGGCAATGGACTCACACTAACAACATACACTAATTCCAGTGGAGCAAGATTTTGTTTCTTGAGCAATAACAACAATACTGACCTTGGTGCAAGGGTTGATTTGAAAAATGATGGTGTTTACATTGTTCCGGCTTGGTCTGTTTCAATTATTAACGGTTGCAACCAAGAAGTTTTCAATACTGCAAAGGTTAATAGTCAAACATCAATGATGGTGAAAAAGAGTGATAATGTTAGTTCTACTAATCTCACTTGGGAATGGAAAGTAGAGCCAAAGAGAGACACCATACATGGAAATGGAAGTCTCAAAGCACAGAAGCTTCTGGAGCAGAAGGAGCTAACCTTAGATGCTAGTGACTATTTATGGTACATGACTAGTGCTGATATCAATGACACTTCAATTTGGAGCAATGCAACTCTCCGTGTGAACACTTCGGGCCATTCACTTCATGGTTATGTTAATCAGAGGTATGTAGGATACCAATTTAGCCAATATGGAAATCAATTCACTTACGAAAAACAAGTTTCTTTAAAGAATGGAACAAACATTATAACTTTGCTAAGTGCCACTGTTGGGCTTGCAAACTATGGTGCAtggtttgatgataaaaaaaccGGCATATCAGGTGGTCCTGTTGAATTGATTGGAAAGAATAATGTGACTATGGATTTGTCAACAAATCTTTGGTCTTATAAGATTGGTTTGAATGGTGAGAGAAGACATCTATATGATGCTCAACAAAATGTTAGTGTAGCATGGCACACTAATTCATCTTATATTCCTATTGGAAAGCCACTTATTTGGTATAGGGCAAAGTTTAAATCTCCTTTTGGAACAAACCCTATTGTGGTGGACTTGCAAGGCTTAGGTAAAGGACATGCTTGGGTGAACGGCCATAGCATTGGTCGTTATTGGTCTTCTTGGATTTCACCTTCTGATGGATGTAGTGACACGTGCGATTATAGAGGAAACTATGTACCGGTAAAATGCAACACCAATTGCGGAAGTCCATCACAAAGGTGGTACCATGTGCCAAGGTCATTCTTGAATCATGACATGAACACATTGGTTTTATTTGAAGAAATTGGTGGAAATCCTCAAAGTGTTCAATTCCAAACTGTGACAACAGGAACTATTTGTGCTAATGTATATGAAGGTGCACAGTTTGAACTATCATGTCAAAGTGGACAAGTAATGTCACAAATTCAATTCGCTAGCTATGGAAATCCAGAAGGTCAGTGTGGTTCTTTTAAGAAAGGAAATTTTGATGCTGCAAATAGTCAATCTGTCGTGGAAGCTTCTTGTGTAGGAAAAAATAATTGCGGATTTAATGTGACAAAAGAAATGTTTGGTGTAACGAATGTCTCAAGTATACCCAGATTAGCAGTACAAGTGACATGTTAA
- the LOC11415506 gene encoding beta-galactosidase 7 isoform X2, whose protein sequence is MWPDLIQKAKDGGLDAIETYIFWDRHEPVRREYNFSGNLDFVKFFQLIQKAGLYAIMRIGPYACAEWNFGGFPSWLHNMPGIELRTNNSVYKNEMQNFTTEIVNVVKEAKLFASQGGPIILAQIENEYGDIMWNYKDAGKAYVQWAAQMALAQNIGVPWIMCQQQDAPQPIINTCNGYYCHNFQPNNPKSPKIFTENWIGWFQKWGERVPHRSAEDSAFSVARFFQNGGVLNNYYMYHGGTNFGRTAGGPYITTSYDYDAPIDEYGNLNQPKWGHLKNLHAAIKLGENVLTNYSARKDEDLGNGLTLTTYTNSSGARFCFLSNNNNTDLGARVDLKNDGVYIVPAWSVSIINGCNQEVFNTAKVNSQTSMMVKKSDNVSSTNLTWEWKVEPKRDTIHGNGSLKAQKLLEQKELTLDASDYLWYMTSADINDTSIWSNATLRVNTSGHSLHGYVNQRYVGYQFSQYGNQFTYEKQVSLKNGTNIITLLSATVGLANYGAWFDDKKTGISGGPVELIGKNNVTMDLSTNLWSYKIGLNGERRHLYDAQQNVSVAWHTNSSYIPIGKPLIWYRAKFKSPFGTNPIVVDLQGLGKGHAWVNGHSIGRYWSSWISPSDGCSDTCDYRGNYVPVKCNTNCGSPSQRWYHVPRSFLNHDMNTLVLFEEIGGNPQSVQFQTVTTGTICANVYEGAQFELSCQSGQVMSQIQFASYGNPEGQCGSFKKGNFDAANSQSVVEASCVGKNNCGFNVTKEMFGVTNVSSIPRLAVQVTC, encoded by the coding sequence ATGTGGCCTGACCTTATTCAAAAGGCCAAAGATGGTGGCCTAGATGCCATTGAAACTTACATATTTTGGGATCGTCATGAACCCGTTAGGCGCGAATATAATTTCTCCGGAAATTTggattttgtcaaatttttcCAGCTTATCCAAAAAGCTGGACTATATGCCATCATGAGGATAGGTCCTTATGCATGTGCTGAGTGGAACTTTGGAGGGTTCCCATCGTGGCTTCATAATATGCCGGGGATCGAGTTGAGAACCAATAATTCGGTTTACAAAAATGAAATGCAAAATTTTACCACAGAGATTGTGAATGTGGTAAAAGAAGCAAAGTTGTTTGCATCACAAGGTGGACCTATTATTCTAGCTCAAATTGAGAATGAATATGGGGACATCATGTGGAATTACAAAGATGCTGGGAAGGCATATGTTCAATGGGCTGCTCAGATGGCTCTAGCACAAAACATTGGTGTTCCATGGATCATGTGTCAACAACAAGATGCTCCTCAACCTATCATCAATACTTGCAATGGATATTATTGTCACAATTTTCAACCTAACAATCCAAAAAGTCCTAAAATTTTCACTGAAAATTGGATTGGTTGGTTCCAAAAATGGGGTGAAAGGGTTCCACATAGAAGTGctgaagattcagctttctctgTGGCACGTTTTTTCCAAAATGGTGGTGTATTAAACAATTACTACATGTACCATGGAGGAACAAACTTTGGTCGCACCGCAGGTGGGCCgtatataacaacatcatatgacTATGATGCACCAATTGATGAGTATGGGAATTTGAATCAACCTAAATGGGGACATCTGAAGAATCTTCATGCAGCAATCAAATTAGGTGAAAATGTACTTACAAATTATAGTGCAAGGAAAGACGAGGATCTCGGCAATGGACTCACACTAACAACATACACTAATTCCAGTGGAGCAAGATTTTGTTTCTTGAGCAATAACAACAATACTGACCTTGGTGCAAGGGTTGATTTGAAAAATGATGGTGTTTACATTGTTCCGGCTTGGTCTGTTTCAATTATTAACGGTTGCAACCAAGAAGTTTTCAATACTGCAAAGGTTAATAGTCAAACATCAATGATGGTGAAAAAGAGTGATAATGTTAGTTCTACTAATCTCACTTGGGAATGGAAAGTAGAGCCAAAGAGAGACACCATACATGGAAATGGAAGTCTCAAAGCACAGAAGCTTCTGGAGCAGAAGGAGCTAACCTTAGATGCTAGTGACTATTTATGGTACATGACTAGTGCTGATATCAATGACACTTCAATTTGGAGCAATGCAACTCTCCGTGTGAACACTTCGGGCCATTCACTTCATGGTTATGTTAATCAGAGGTATGTAGGATACCAATTTAGCCAATATGGAAATCAATTCACTTACGAAAAACAAGTTTCTTTAAAGAATGGAACAAACATTATAACTTTGCTAAGTGCCACTGTTGGGCTTGCAAACTATGGTGCAtggtttgatgataaaaaaaccGGCATATCAGGTGGTCCTGTTGAATTGATTGGAAAGAATAATGTGACTATGGATTTGTCAACAAATCTTTGGTCTTATAAGATTGGTTTGAATGGTGAGAGAAGACATCTATATGATGCTCAACAAAATGTTAGTGTAGCATGGCACACTAATTCATCTTATATTCCTATTGGAAAGCCACTTATTTGGTATAGGGCAAAGTTTAAATCTCCTTTTGGAACAAACCCTATTGTGGTGGACTTGCAAGGCTTAGGTAAAGGACATGCTTGGGTGAACGGCCATAGCATTGGTCGTTATTGGTCTTCTTGGATTTCACCTTCTGATGGATGTAGTGACACGTGCGATTATAGAGGAAACTATGTACCGGTAAAATGCAACACCAATTGCGGAAGTCCATCACAAAGGTGGTACCATGTGCCAAGGTCATTCTTGAATCATGACATGAACACATTGGTTTTATTTGAAGAAATTGGTGGAAATCCTCAAAGTGTTCAATTCCAAACTGTGACAACAGGAACTATTTGTGCTAATGTATATGAAGGTGCACAGTTTGAACTATCATGTCAAAGTGGACAAGTAATGTCACAAATTCAATTCGCTAGCTATGGAAATCCAGAAGGTCAGTGTGGTTCTTTTAAGAAAGGAAATTTTGATGCTGCAAATAGTCAATCTGTCGTGGAAGCTTCTTGTGTAGGAAAAAATAATTGCGGATTTAATGTGACAAAAGAAATGTTTGGTGTAACGAATGTCTCAAGTATACCCAGATTAGCAGTACAAGTGACATGTTAA
- the LOC11416508 gene encoding glutamate-rich WD repeat-containing protein 1, with translation MTRCIKHRQRKTKKRSESSSSVPQLPVKVWQPGVDRLEEDEELQCDPSAYNSLHAFHIGWPCLSFDIVRDTSGLVRKEFPHTVYFMAGTQAEKPSWNSIGIFKVSNISGKTREPVPNHETDDFGMDSEDSDSEDDSEDEEGVVGGPNLQLRKVTHEGCINRIRSMPHKPHICASWGDCGHVQIWDMSSHLKALAETETEGVQGDDVAQVPLQKFKHKDEGYAIDWNPHACLLSGDCNNNIYLWEPTSAATWNIDQTPFTGHTGSVEDLQWSPKPDVFASCSVDKSIAIWDTRCRRSPRLTFIAHNADVNVISWNRSAGYTSNLLASGSDDGSISVHDLRSLQEGKDPVVAHFEYHKHPITSIEWNPDNTSSFAVSSSDNQLTIWDLSVERDEEEEAEFIARNQGQVRAPEDLPPQLLFIHQGQKYPKELHWHPKIPGMIVSTAADGFNVLMPSNI, from the exons ATGACTCGCTGCATAAAACATCGCCAAAGAAAGACCAAG AAACGAAGCGAATCATCTTCTTCAGTGCCACAGCTTCCAGTTAAAGTGTGGCAACCTGGTGTGGACAGgttggaagaagatgaagaacttCAGTGTGATCCTTCTGCTTACAACTCTCTTCATGCTTTTCATATTGGATGGCCTTGTCTTAG CTTTGATATTGTAAGAGACACCTCGGGCTTAGTTCGAAAAGAATTTCCACACACGGTGTATTTCATGGCAGGGACACAG GCTGAGAAACCTTCTTGGAATTCTATTGGGATTTTTAAAGTATCCAATATTTCTGGGAAGACACGTGAGCCGGTGCCTAACCATGAAACTGATGACTTTGGAATGGATAGCGAGGACAGTGATAGTGAGGATGAtagtgaagatgaagaaggtgtTGTCGGGGGTCCTAATTTGCAG TTGCGGAAGGTAACTCATGAAGGTTGTATCAACCGGATACGCTCCATGCCACATAAGCCCCATATATGTGCATCTTGGGGAGACTGTGGCCATGTGCAG ATCTGGGACATGAGCTCTCATCTCAAGGCTCTTGCAGAGACAGAAACGGAGGGTGTCCAAGGAGATGATGTAGCTCAGGTTCCACTACAAAAATTTAAGCACAAAGATGAAGGTTATGCTATAGACTGGAATCCTCATGCATGTCTTTTATCTG GGGATtgcaataataatatttatctaTGGGAGCCTACGTCTGCTGCAACATGGAATATTGACCAAACTCCCTTTACGGGACATACGGGTAGTGTTGAAGATCTGCAA TGGAGTCCTAAGCCTGATGTTTTTGCTTCTTGTTCTGTGGATAAAAGCATTGCAATATGGGATACTCGTTGTAGGAGGTCACCAAGGTTGACTTTTATAGCACATAATGCCGATGTGAATGTCATTTCATGGAACAG GTCTGCCGGCTACACCAGTAATTTATTGGCATCTGGTAGTGATGATGGGAGTATATCTGTTCATGATCTCAGATCGCTTCAG GAAGGGAAAGATCCCGTGGTGGCACATTTTGAATACCATAAGCATCCGATCACATCCATTGAGTGGAATCCAGACAATACTTCTTCTTTCGCTGTTTCATCCTCGGATAATCAGCTCAC AATATGGGACTTATCTGTAGAAAGGGACGAGGAAGAGGAGGCTGAATTTATAGCTAGAAACCAAGGACAAGTAAGGGCTCCTGAAGATCTGCCTCCCCAACTATTATTTATTCACCAG GGACAAAAATACCCTAAAGAATTGCACTGGCACCCAAAGATTCCTGGAATGATAGTATCTACTGCAGCagatggattcaatgtccttatGCCTTCAAACATTTGA
- the LOC11426253 gene encoding pentatricopeptide repeat-containing protein At3g02330, mitochondrial gives MPNRNVVTWTTLISSHLKYGSVSKAFEMFNHMRVSDERPNENTFAVLLRACTNRELWSVGLQIHGLLVRCGLEREKFAGSSLVYMYLKGGDDLRDALRVFYGLLERDVVAWNVMISGFAQNGDFRMVQRLFSEMWEEQGLKPDRITFASLLKCCSVLNEVMQIHGIVYKFGAEVDVVVESAMVDLYAKCRDVSSCRKIFDSMEKKDNFVWSSMISGYTMNNRGEEAVNFFKDMCRQRVKLDQHVLSSTLKACVEIEDLNTGVQVHGLMIKNGHQNDCFVASVLLNLYASFGELGDVEKLFSRIDDKDIVAWNSMILAQARPGQGCGRCMQLFQELRRTTFLQIQGATLVAVLKSCEKDSDLPAGRQIHSLIVKSSLCRHTLVGNALVHMYSECKQIDDAFKAFVDIVRKDDSSWSSIIGTCKQNRMESKALELCKEMLDEGINFTSYSLPLCISACSQLLTISEGKQLHVFAIKSGYSCDVYIGSSIIDMYAKCGNIEESEKVFDEQLKPNEVTFNAIISGYAHHGKAQQAIEVLSKLEKNGVAPNHVTFLALMSACSHAGYVEETSHLFTLMLDKYKIKPKSEHYSCLVDAYGRAGRLEEAYQIVQKDGSESAWRTLLSACRNHSNRKIGEKSAMKMIELNPSDHAPYILLSNIYIEEGNWEEALNCRKKMAKIRVKKDPGNSWLI, from the coding sequence ATGCCTAACAGAAATGTTGTCACTTGGACAACCTTAATTTCATCACATCTCAAATATGGGTCTGTTTCAAAAGCCTTTGAGATGTTCAATCACATGCGTGTGTCGGATGAGAGACCAAATGAGAACACTTTCGCTGTTTTGCTTCGAGCATGTACCAACCGTGAACTTTGGAGTGTTGGTTTGCAGATTCATGGCTTGCTTGTTCGGTGTGGgcttgagagagaaaaatttgCTGGGAGTTCTCTTGTGTATATGTACTTGAAAGGTGGCGATGATTTGAGGGATGCGTTACGTGTTTTTTATGGATTGTTGGAGAGAGATGTTGTTGCTTGGAATGTTATGATTTCTGGGTTTGCTCAAAATGGTGATTTTCGCATGGTGCAAAGGTTGTTTTCTGAAATGTGGGAAGAGCAAGGGTTGAAACCTGATAGAATCACCTTTGCTAGTTTACTCAAGTGTTGTTCTGTGTTGAACGAGGTAATGCAAATTCATGGGATTGTGTATAAGTTTGGTGCTGAAGTTGATGTTGTGGTTGAGAGTGCTATGGTTGACTTGTATGCCAAATGTAGAGATGTGAGTTCCTGCAGGAAGATTTTTGATTCCATGGAGAAGAAGGATAATTTTGTTTGGAGTTCAATGATTTCGGGCTATACCATGAATAATAGAGGAGAGGAAGCTGTGAACTTTTTCAAGGATATGTGCAGACAAAGGGTGAAACTGGATCAGCATGTGTTATCTAGTACTTTGAAAGCTTGTGTTGAAATAGAGGACTTGAATACTGGTGTTCAAGTACATGGCTTAATGATAAAAAACGGGCATCAGAATGATTGTTTTGTAGCAAGTGTGTTGTTGAATCTCTATGCTAGTTTTGGTGAACTAGGAGATGTGGAAAAGTTGTTTAGCAGGATTGATGATAAAGATATTGTAGCATGGAACTCTATGATCTTGGCTCAAGCTCGGCCAGGTCAGGGATGTGGTCGTTGCATGCAACTATTTCAAGAGCTTCGACGGACAACCTTTTTGCAAATTCAAGGTGCCACTCTGGTTGCTGTTTTGAAGTCTTGTGAGAAAGACTCAGATTTACCTGCAGGTAGACAAATTCATTCACTTATAGTGAAATCAAGTTTGTGTCGTCATACTTTGGTTGGCAATGCGTTAGTCCACATGTACTCTGAGTGTAAACAAATTGATGATGCATTTAAAGCTTTTGTTGACATTGTAAGGAAAGATGACAGTTCATGGAGTTCGATTATTGGAACTTGCAAACAAAACAGGATGGAATCCAAAGCTTTAGAGCTATGCAAAGAGATGTTAGATGAaggaatcaattttacaagttATAGCCTTCCACTGTGTATTTCAGCCTGCTCACAACTTTTAACTATAAGTGAGGGTAAACAGCTCCATGTTTTTGCCATCAAGTCCGGTTACAGCTGCGATGTCTACATTGGGAGTTCCATTATAGATATGTATGCTAAATGCGGGAACATAGAGGAGTCAGAGAAAGTTTTCGACGAACAATTAAAGCCAAATGAAGTAACTTTCAATGCCATAATCTCTGGATATGCACATCATGGAAAAGCACAACAAGCCATAGAAGTATTAAGTAAGTTAGAGAAGAATGGTGTGGCCCCCAATCATGTCACTTTCTTAGCTTTGATGTCAGCCTGTAGCCATGCAGGGTATGTAGAAGAAACTTCGCATTTGTTTACATTGATGCTTGACAAATACAAGATTAAGCCAAAATCGGAGCATTATTCGTGCTTGGTTGATGCCTATGGTCGTGCGGGAAGGCTAGAAGAAGCTTACCAGATAGTGCAAAAGGATGGAAGTGAATCAGCTTGGAGAACGTTACTTAGTGCTTGTAGGAATCATAGTAACAGAAAAATTGGAGAAAAATCTGCCATGAAGATGATAGAATTGAATCCTAGTGATCATGCTCCTTATATTCTTCTTTCGAACATTTACATTGAAGAGGGAAATTGGGAAGAAGCTCTTAATTGTAGGAAGAAAATGGCTAAGATTCGTGTGAAGAAAGATCCAGGAAATAGTTGGTTGATTTGA